A section of the Bryobacteraceae bacterium genome encodes:
- a CDS encoding phosphohistidine phosphatase SixA produces MEILLLRHGIAEDARPGQADADRALTREGKQKLRALLRRLARAGVRPALILTSPYLRARQSAEIARDVLAPDAMIVPARALSPGSTPQEAWEEIRLYSNQPSVLCSSHEPLCSELAGYLLGAPGLAVDFKKGAVMRVDAEGAGLRPRGTLRWFVIPRLA; encoded by the coding sequence GTGGAGATCCTGCTGCTGCGTCACGGCATCGCCGAAGATGCTCGCCCGGGCCAGGCCGATGCCGACCGCGCCCTGACGCGCGAGGGCAAACAGAAGCTGCGCGCGCTGCTGCGGCGGCTCGCCCGGGCCGGCGTGCGCCCCGCGTTGATCCTCACAAGCCCCTATCTGCGTGCGCGCCAGTCGGCGGAGATTGCACGCGACGTGCTTGCCCCGGACGCAATGATCGTGCCGGCGCGGGCGCTTTCCCCCGGCTCGACGCCGCAGGAGGCCTGGGAGGAGATCCGGCTGTACTCGAACCAGCCCTCCGTGCTCTGCTCTTCTCACGAGCCGCTGTGCAGCGAGCTCGCCGGCTACCTGCTCGGCGCGCCCGGCCTCGCGGTGGACTTCAAGAAAGGCGCGGTGATGCGGGTCGATGCCGAAGGCGCCGGTCTGCGGCCGCGCGGCACGCTCAGGTGGTTTGTGATTCCAAGACTCGCCTGA
- a CDS encoding pseudouridine synthase, producing MLKTLDRALSRLGFCSRTEAAAWIRAGRVRVNGRAQTDPEVWVDLHHDRITVDGKPLFEGRKKYLLLYKPKGYLTTWRDPQGRPTVYDLLGKTRQWIFPVGRLDLDTSGLLLMTNDSEFAELITNPQYHVPKTYLVKASTVLSDGQLAALRQGVELKDGRTRPAEVIRLRDSGGRTFFEITITEGRNRQVRRMVEAVGSKVLKLVRTAIGPVRIGRLEIGRWRELEPAEVQALIQCARRGARRAAREASRRQPPEPV from the coding sequence GTGCTGAAGACGCTCGACCGGGCGCTTTCCAGACTTGGCTTCTGCTCGCGCACCGAAGCGGCTGCCTGGATCCGCGCGGGACGTGTTCGCGTCAACGGCCGCGCGCAGACCGATCCAGAGGTCTGGGTCGACCTCCACCATGACCGGATCACCGTGGACGGCAAGCCGCTGTTCGAGGGCCGCAAAAAATACCTGCTGCTGTACAAGCCGAAGGGCTATCTGACGACGTGGCGCGACCCGCAGGGCCGCCCCACCGTGTACGACCTGCTTGGCAAGACCCGCCAATGGATCTTTCCCGTGGGCCGGCTGGACCTGGACACCTCCGGGCTCCTGTTGATGACCAACGACAGCGAGTTTGCCGAGCTGATCACCAACCCGCAGTACCACGTGCCCAAGACGTATCTGGTGAAGGCGTCCACGGTGCTCTCCGACGGGCAACTGGCGGCGCTGCGCCAAGGCGTGGAGCTGAAGGACGGTCGCACGCGGCCTGCCGAGGTCATCCGGCTGCGCGACAGCGGCGGCCGGACGTTTTTCGAGATCACGATCACGGAGGGACGCAACCGGCAGGTTCGCCGCATGGTGGAGGCGGTGGGCAGCAAGGTGCTGAAGCTGGTGCGAACGGCCATCGGGCCGGTGCGGATCGGGAGGCTCGAAATCGGCCGATGGCGCGAGCTGGAGCCGGCGGAAGTGCAGGCCCTCATCCAGTGCGCCAGGCGCGGCGCCCGGCGAGCCGCCAGGGAAGCTTCACGCCGCCAGCCGCCCGAGCCGGTCTGA
- a CDS encoding histidine phosphatase family protein yields the protein MGKSGFPVSTRTIFLIRHGQAGTRDDYDRLSPLGREQARRLGQFFLREGIRFDRWVAGGLRRQQETAAVVREAFLEAGAATPECEIDARWSEFDLDEVYAGIAPQIAAHDEEFRARHEEMLARMRSGDGAIHRQWTPADTQVVRAWIEQRYPFEGESWDAFISRVEEALRDAARGEARSTAVFTSATPAAIAVAFLFGSRAPLPIMRMAGAALNANFTILDVRDGVPALACFNAVPHLDEPRLRTFR from the coding sequence ATGGGAAAATCAGGGTTTCCGGTGTCCACCCGCACGATTTTCCTCATCCGCCACGGCCAGGCCGGCACGCGCGACGACTATGATCGCCTCTCACCTCTCGGGCGGGAGCAGGCGCGGCGGCTGGGGCAGTTTTTCCTGCGCGAGGGAATCCGTTTCGACCGCTGGGTCGCCGGGGGGCTCCGGCGGCAGCAGGAGACGGCCGCCGTGGTCCGCGAGGCGTTCCTGGAAGCCGGCGCCGCCACGCCGGAATGCGAAATCGATGCCCGCTGGAGCGAGTTCGATCTCGACGAGGTCTATGCGGGCATCGCGCCGCAAATCGCCGCCCATGACGAGGAGTTCCGCGCCCGCCATGAGGAGATGCTCGCCCGCATGCGCTCCGGCGACGGCGCCATCCACCGCCAGTGGACGCCCGCGGACACGCAGGTGGTCCGCGCGTGGATCGAACAGCGCTACCCTTTCGAGGGCGAAAGCTGGGATGCATTCATCAGCCGGGTAGAGGAGGCGCTGCGTGACGCTGCTCGCGGCGAGGCCCGCTCCACCGCGGTGTTCACCTCGGCCACGCCGGCCGCCATCGCGGTAGCGTTCCTGTTTGGCAGCCGCGCCCCCCTGCCCATCATGCGCATGGCCGGCGCGGCGCTGAATGCGAACTTCACGATTCTCGACGTGCGCGACGGAGTGCCTGCCCTGGCCTGCTTCAACGCCGTGCCGCACCTCGACGAGCCGCGGCTGCGCACCTTCCGATGA
- the msrQ gene encoding protein-methionine-sulfoxide reductase heme-binding subunit MsrQ — protein sequence MGRRQETRFSRDFCAQALLVIVLFLPFLALIYGLFQGRLGPNPVEKITHQTGLWTLRLLLATLAVTPLRRMLGAPGLGRFRRTLGLMAFFYGTLHLTTYVWLDQFFDWAAMGRDILKRRFITAGMVSFALMVPLAVTSTRGWIVRLGGRRWQRLHRLVYVAAAAGVAHFWWLVKSDIREPALYGVIFAVLMLARLPGRSGATAEGGLPARPDPR from the coding sequence ATGGGCCGCAGACAGGAAACCCGGTTTTCACGAGATTTCTGTGCGCAGGCACTACTGGTCATTGTTCTTTTTTTGCCCTTTCTTGCGTTGATTTATGGCTTGTTTCAGGGCCGCCTTGGGCCGAATCCCGTTGAGAAAATCACCCACCAGACGGGACTCTGGACGCTGCGGCTTCTGCTGGCCACTCTGGCGGTGACACCGCTGCGGCGGATGCTGGGAGCGCCCGGCCTCGGCCGCTTCCGGCGCACGCTTGGTCTGATGGCGTTTTTCTACGGCACGTTGCACCTGACCACCTATGTCTGGCTGGACCAGTTTTTTGACTGGGCCGCCATGGGCCGGGACATTCTGAAGCGGCGGTTCATCACCGCGGGCATGGTCTCCTTCGCCCTCATGGTTCCGCTTGCCGTCACCTCGACGCGCGGCTGGATCGTACGGCTGGGCGGCCGGCGCTGGCAGCGCCTGCACCGTCTCGTGTATGTTGCCGCGGCGGCCGGCGTGGCGCATTTCTGGTGGCTGGTGAAGTCCGACATCCGCGAACCGGCCCTGTACGGGGTGATCTTTGCGGTGCTGATGCTCGCCCGCCTGCCGGGCCGAAGTGGAGCAACGGCCGAAGGCGGCCTTCCGGCGCGACCTGATCCACGCTGA
- the msrP gene encoding protein-methionine-sulfoxide reductase catalytic subunit MsrP — protein MTLLPRHRYSLPWSMVTPKSVYLSRRRVLACLLAPPPAAAAAQRLENVRKTGYGQGEKLTPYEAVTGYNNFYEFGTGKEDPARHASSLRTRPWTVRVDGEVHKPRTYDIDQVLRLAPLEERIYRHRCVEGWSMVVPWIGFPLAELLKQAEPTSNARFVAFESFYDPRQMPLASWAGIPFPYVEGLRLDEAMHPLTLLVVGLYGEILPNQNGAPLRLIVPWKYGFKGIKSIVRIRLVKNQPPTTWNMANSREYGFYSNVNPLVDHPRWSQAKERRIGELFKRDTLLFNGYGNEVAHLYAGMDLRKYY, from the coding sequence ATGACCCTGTTGCCCAGGCATCGATACTCACTGCCGTGGTCGATGGTGACCCCAAAATCCGTGTACCTGAGCCGCCGACGCGTGCTGGCTTGCCTGCTGGCCCCGCCCCCGGCGGCCGCGGCGGCGCAACGGCTCGAAAATGTCCGCAAGACCGGCTACGGCCAGGGCGAGAAGCTGACGCCGTATGAGGCCGTCACCGGCTACAACAACTTTTACGAGTTTGGCACCGGCAAGGAAGACCCGGCGCGGCACGCCTCGAGCCTCCGCACCCGGCCGTGGACCGTGCGGGTGGATGGGGAAGTCCATAAGCCGCGAACCTATGACATCGACCAGGTGCTGCGGCTGGCGCCGCTCGAAGAGCGCATTTACCGCCACCGTTGCGTGGAAGGCTGGTCGATGGTGGTGCCGTGGATCGGTTTTCCCCTGGCGGAGCTGCTAAAGCAGGCCGAGCCGACCTCGAACGCCCGCTTCGTGGCTTTTGAAAGCTTCTACGATCCACGCCAGATGCCGCTGGCGTCCTGGGCGGGCATCCCGTTCCCCTACGTGGAAGGGTTGCGGCTGGACGAGGCGATGCACCCGCTGACGCTGCTTGTCGTCGGACTCTACGGGGAGATCCTGCCGAACCAGAACGGGGCGCCGCTGCGGCTGATCGTCCCGTGGAAATACGGCTTCAAGGGAATCAAGTCGATCGTCCGGATCCGGCTCGTAAAAAACCAGCCGCCCACCACATGGAATATGGCGAACTCCCGGGAATATGGTTTTTATTCGAACGTGAATCCCCTGGTGGATCATCCCCGCTGGAGTCAGGCAAAGGAGCGTCGCATCGGCGAGCTGTTCAAGCGGGACACGCTTCTTTTCAACGGGTACGGCAACGAGGTGGCGCATCTGTACGCCGGGATGGACCTGCGGAAATACTATTGA
- the prsA gene encoding foldase protein PrsA — protein MKARTTVLLLAAAALAALSGCKKSVPPNVAATVNGRAITYADLDRQYKRQFPQQQEGATQDQVLFQKLELLRAMIDEEILLQRAEKLGLLARDEDVEARLNEIKAPYTQEEFQKQLDAQGMTLEELKSQIRRSLSIEKLLNKEIGNQIVITDKDVADFYNANQAMFRFPETNYHIARIVVTSGPSPNVRNLSGSKAQNEDQARKKIQMIEVRLKQGEDFAKVAQAFSEDPQSAPNGGDMGFIPESALQQADPETRRVIMSLVPGQISPPLRTQGGWQILKLIAREPAGQRELNDPRVQQNIRETLRTRKEQLLRNAYLDACRNEAQVVNYLALSIAPGFSRK, from the coding sequence ATGAAGGCGAGAACCACCGTCCTGTTGCTGGCCGCGGCAGCGTTGGCCGCCCTGTCAGGTTGCAAGAAAAGCGTCCCGCCCAACGTTGCCGCGACGGTGAATGGACGCGCCATCACCTACGCCGATCTGGACAGGCAATACAAGCGGCAGTTCCCCCAGCAGCAGGAAGGCGCCACGCAGGACCAGGTCCTGTTCCAGAAGCTGGAGCTCCTGCGGGCGATGATCGACGAAGAGATCCTCCTCCAGCGCGCCGAAAAGCTCGGCCTGCTGGCCCGCGACGAGGATGTGGAAGCGCGCCTGAACGAGATCAAGGCTCCCTATACGCAGGAGGAATTCCAGAAGCAGCTCGATGCGCAGGGCATGACGCTTGAGGAGCTGAAGAGCCAGATCCGGCGTTCGCTGTCCATCGAGAAGCTGCTGAACAAGGAAATCGGCAATCAGATCGTCATTACGGACAAGGACGTGGCCGATTTCTACAACGCCAACCAGGCGATGTTCCGCTTCCCGGAAACAAACTACCATATCGCGCGGATTGTGGTGACGTCCGGCCCCTCGCCCAACGTGAGGAACCTTTCGGGGTCGAAGGCGCAGAACGAAGACCAGGCACGGAAAAAGATCCAGATGATTGAAGTCCGGCTGAAGCAGGGCGAGGACTTCGCCAAGGTGGCGCAGGCCTTCAGCGAGGATCCGCAGAGCGCGCCCAACGGCGGCGACATGGGCTTCATTCCCGAATCGGCGCTCCAGCAGGCCGACCCCGAAACGCGCCGCGTGATCATGTCGCTGGTGCCGGGGCAGATCTCGCCGCCGCTGCGGACACAGGGCGGCTGGCAGATCCTGAAGCTGATTGCCCGCGAGCCGGCCGGACAGCGCGAGCTGAACGATCCGCGCGTGCAGCAGAACATCCGCGAGACGCTGCGCACGCGCAAGGAACAGTTGCTGCGCAACGCCTATCTCGATGCCTGCCGCAACGAGGCGCAGGTGGTCAATTACCTGGCGCTGTCGATAGCGCCGGGCTTCAGCAGGAAGTAG
- the fabD-2 gene encoding malonyl CoA-acyl carrier protein transacylase, whose translation MSDIAFLFPGQGSQAVGMGKALAETWPVARRVFEEADDALGYPISRLCFQGPEEELRLTENTQPALLAVSIAALRVLEQEGFRPSFVAGHSLGEYSALVAAGSLAFRDAVRLVRNRGRYMQEAVPPGVGAMAAVLRPPMDRLEQILAEAAQGEVVTAANFNSPEQVVIAGHAGAVARASEMLKAAGARRVVPLPVSAPFHCPLMLPAQQRLKTDLDATAFADLAVPLVNNVDARVVTTGAEARDGLHRQVSGAVRWTDSMRALAALGVRRAIEVGAGAVLCGLMKQIVPDIRTAKFGEPADLDKVRELLA comes from the coding sequence ATGTCCGATATCGCCTTTCTTTTTCCCGGCCAGGGCTCGCAGGCCGTGGGCATGGGCAAGGCGCTCGCCGAGACATGGCCCGTGGCGCGGCGGGTGTTTGAAGAAGCCGACGACGCGCTGGGTTACCCGATCTCGCGGCTGTGTTTTCAGGGGCCGGAAGAGGAGCTCCGGCTGACGGAGAACACGCAGCCGGCGCTGCTCGCGGTTTCGATTGCGGCCCTGCGTGTGCTGGAGCAGGAAGGCTTCCGCCCGTCGTTCGTGGCGGGCCACAGCCTCGGCGAATATTCGGCGCTTGTGGCCGCCGGCTCGCTGGCGTTCCGCGATGCCGTGCGGCTGGTGCGCAACCGTGGCCGCTACATGCAGGAGGCGGTGCCGCCCGGCGTGGGCGCGATGGCCGCGGTGCTCAGGCCGCCGATGGACCGGCTCGAACAGATCCTGGCTGAGGCCGCTCAGGGAGAAGTGGTGACGGCGGCGAATTTCAACTCGCCCGAACAAGTGGTGATTGCGGGCCATGCCGGTGCGGTGGCCCGCGCCTCGGAAATGCTGAAGGCGGCCGGCGCCCGGCGCGTGGTGCCGCTGCCGGTGAGCGCGCCGTTCCATTGCCCGCTGATGCTGCCGGCCCAGCAGCGCCTGAAAACGGATCTGGACGCGACCGCCTTTGCCGACCTGGCCGTGCCTCTGGTCAACAATGTCGATGCCCGGGTCGTGACCACGGGCGCCGAGGCCCGCGACGGGCTCCATCGCCAGGTGTCTGGCGCGGTCCGCTGGACAGATTCGATGAGGGCGCTCGCCGCACTGGGCGTGCGGCGCGCCATCGAGGTCGGCGCCGGAGCGGTGCTGTGCGGCCTGATGAAGCAGATTGTGCCGGACATCCGCACGGCGAAGTTCGGCGAACCCGCCGACCTTGACAAGGTCCGCGAACTCCTTGCATGA
- a CDS encoding multidrug ABC transporter: MRLTEICVQRPVFAFMLILFLAVMGLFSFFDLGVDLFPRTDPATVFINTRLPGASPEEMVSQVVMPLEEAVSAISGIDELRAMVTEGSCNLIVTFVLDKDISEAVEEVREKAAGAVRRMPPNVLPPVVRKADPDSDPVVTMALSGDVSVRELTEVADKIVRRGLETVDGVAAVNISGGRKRQINIMLDLNKLNGYNLTAQDVERAVRSENVEAPGGRIIRGPQEMGVRTLGRVEQVEQFNNIIIKNVNGVPIRVRDVGYAEDGMAERRSFAYYQGKPAVLLDVQRQTGTNTVRVVDSVVAKVDDINRQLPPGLKLSVIKETATYIKNSVHSLEEHLVLGSLLASLIIWFFIRDFRTVLISSVAIPTSIITTFSIMRYLDYTLNSMTLLALTLAVGIVIDDAIIVLENIYRYLENFPGIDPKRAAIDATKEISLAVLATTLSLVIIFVPIAFVSGYAKRYLNQFGWTMSFSILVSMLVAFTLTPTLSARVLKLKRKKHGEEPHGHREQPWERFYLRILRWSLDHRLAIVLLCIVTFGSTFILGRFIGRDWMPQEDQSELGISMEMPEGSSLEATEKVALEIASRVQKVPGVVTVVPASAGFIDRVTMARMTVLLVPPNQRGPLNETAQQIRAILRDYSYARPAVTFPNVLGGRDTFAPIRASLMGPDFDQLVPLSRELLERLLKQPELADMRANLNFSNPELQVVIDRQLASDLGVRVSDVASAVRLLMSGEDEITTYKELGEQYPVTMRLMPGQRDDPEVLSRLLVPSAKLGLIRLDSIARLERGVGPSRIDRVGRQYAVSFYGNPAPGYTLAEAAAAVNRVVNEMDLPVGVRLAFSGQVKILEETTANMVLAISLASIFMYMVLAAQFESLVHPFIILLTLPLSVPFALLSLIVTGRSLNLFSALGILLLLGIVKKNGILQVDYMNRLLAMGKPLREAILEANRVRLRPILMTTFSIVAGLIPTALAIGTGAATRSAIAVTIIGGQLLCLLLTLLVVPVAYSYVEDVKAWLARRRAAVAELPAAGD, encoded by the coding sequence GTGCGTCTCACCGAGATCTGTGTCCAGCGGCCTGTCTTCGCCTTCATGCTGATTCTCTTCCTGGCGGTGATGGGCCTGTTCAGCTTCTTCGACCTTGGCGTCGACCTCTTCCCGCGCACCGACCCGGCCACCGTTTTCATCAACACGCGCCTGCCGGGCGCCAGTCCGGAGGAGATGGTCTCGCAGGTGGTCATGCCGCTCGAAGAGGCCGTTTCGGCCATCAGCGGCATCGACGAACTGCGCGCAATGGTCACCGAGGGCTCCTGCAACCTCATCGTGACCTTTGTGCTGGACAAGGACATCTCGGAGGCGGTGGAGGAGGTCCGCGAGAAAGCCGCCGGCGCCGTCCGCCGGATGCCGCCGAACGTGCTTCCGCCGGTGGTCCGCAAGGCCGACCCAGATTCGGACCCGGTGGTGACGATGGCCCTCAGCGGCGACGTCAGCGTCCGCGAGCTGACCGAAGTCGCCGACAAGATCGTCCGCCGCGGACTGGAGACCGTCGATGGCGTCGCCGCCGTCAACATCAGCGGCGGGCGCAAGCGCCAGATCAACATCATGCTCGACCTCAACAAGCTCAACGGTTACAACCTCACCGCCCAGGACGTGGAGCGCGCCGTCCGTTCAGAGAACGTCGAAGCGCCCGGCGGCCGCATCATCCGCGGCCCCCAGGAGATGGGCGTGCGCACCCTGGGCCGTGTCGAGCAGGTCGAGCAGTTCAACAACATCATCATCAAGAACGTCAACGGCGTGCCTATCCGCGTACGTGACGTGGGCTACGCCGAGGACGGCATGGCCGAGCGCCGCTCCTTTGCCTACTATCAGGGCAAGCCCGCGGTCCTGCTCGACGTCCAGCGCCAGACCGGCACGAACACGGTCCGGGTGGTCGACAGCGTCGTGGCCAAGGTCGACGACATCAACCGCCAGTTGCCCCCGGGGCTGAAGCTTTCCGTCATCAAGGAGACGGCTACCTACATCAAGAACTCGGTTCACAGTCTCGAAGAGCACCTCGTGCTCGGCTCGCTGCTGGCCTCGCTGATCATCTGGTTCTTCATTCGGGACTTCCGCACGGTGCTGATCAGCTCGGTGGCGATCCCGACGTCGATCATCACGACGTTCTCGATCATGCGGTATCTCGACTACACGCTGAACTCGATGACGCTGCTGGCGCTCACCCTCGCCGTCGGCATCGTCATCGACGACGCCATCATCGTGCTCGAAAACATTTACCGCTACCTGGAGAACTTCCCGGGCATCGATCCGAAGCGCGCCGCCATCGACGCGACGAAGGAGATCTCGCTGGCCGTGCTCGCCACCACGCTTTCACTGGTGATCATCTTCGTTCCCATCGCCTTCGTCAGCGGCTACGCCAAGCGCTACCTGAACCAGTTCGGCTGGACGATGTCGTTCTCGATCCTCGTTTCGATGCTCGTGGCCTTCACGCTGACGCCCACGCTCAGCGCCCGCGTGCTCAAGCTCAAGCGGAAGAAGCACGGCGAAGAGCCGCACGGCCACCGCGAGCAGCCCTGGGAGCGGTTCTACCTGCGCATCCTGCGCTGGTCGCTCGACCACCGCCTCGCCATTGTCCTGCTGTGCATCGTGACCTTTGGCTCCACCTTCATCCTCGGCCGCTTCATCGGCCGGGACTGGATGCCGCAGGAGGACCAGAGCGAGCTGGGCATCTCGATGGAGATGCCCGAAGGCTCTTCCCTGGAAGCGACGGAAAAAGTGGCGCTTGAGATCGCCTCGCGTGTTCAGAAAGTGCCCGGCGTGGTCACGGTGGTGCCAGCCAGCGCCGGCTTCATCGACCGGGTGACCATGGCCCGCATGACCGTGCTGCTGGTTCCGCCCAACCAGCGCGGGCCCCTCAACGAAACCGCCCAGCAGATCCGCGCCATTCTGCGCGACTACTCCTACGCGCGGCCCGCAGTGACCTTCCCCAACGTGCTGGGCGGCCGCGACACCTTCGCGCCGATCCGCGCCTCGCTGATGGGGCCGGACTTCGACCAGCTTGTCCCGCTGTCGCGCGAACTGCTGGAACGGCTGCTCAAACAGCCCGAGCTGGCCGACATGCGCGCCAACCTGAACTTCAGCAACCCGGAGCTCCAGGTGGTCATCGACCGCCAGCTCGCCAGCGATCTCGGCGTGCGGGTCAGCGACGTGGCCAGCGCCGTGCGCCTGCTGATGTCCGGCGAGGACGAAATCACCACATACAAGGAGCTTGGCGAGCAGTACCCGGTCACCATGCGGCTCATGCCCGGCCAGCGCGACGACCCCGAAGTGCTCAGCCGCCTGCTGGTTCCCTCGGCCAAGCTGGGCCTGATCCGGCTGGACTCGATCGCGCGGCTCGAGCGCGGCGTCGGTCCGTCGCGCATCGACCGCGTCGGCCGCCAGTACGCCGTCTCCTTCTACGGCAACCCCGCCCCCGGCTATACGCTGGCCGAAGCCGCCGCGGCCGTCAACCGCGTGGTCAACGAGATGGATCTCCCGGTGGGCGTGCGCCTGGCCTTCTCCGGTCAGGTCAAGATCCTCGAAGAGACCACCGCCAACATGGTGCTGGCCATCAGCCTGGCGTCCATCTTCATGTACATGGTGCTGGCGGCGCAGTTTGAAAGCCTCGTCCACCCGTTCATCATCCTTCTCACCCTGCCGCTGTCAGTGCCGTTTGCGCTCCTCAGCCTGATCGTCACCGGACGGTCCCTGAACCTGTTCAGCGCCCTGGGCATCCTGCTGCTGCTGGGCATCGTGAAGAAAAACGGCATCCTCCAGGTGGACTACATGAACCGCCTGCTTGCCATGGGCAAGCCCCTCCGCGAAGCCATCCTCGAGGCCAACCGCGTCCGGCTGCGGCCCATCCTGATGACGACCTTTTCCATCGTGGCCGGCCTGATCCCGACGGCGCTCGCCATCGGTACCGGCGCGGCCACCCGCTCCGCCATCGCCGTCACCATCATCGGCGGCCAGCTCCTCTGCCTGCTGCTGACCCTGCTGGTCGTCCCGGTGGCGTACTCCTATGTCGAGGACGTGAAGGCCTGGCTGGCCCGCCGCCGCGCCGCCGTGGCCGAGCTGCCGGCCGCGGGGGATTGA
- a CDS encoding aminotransferase gives MRFSRRTPASFQPNLLAARVAALRRAGAPLVDLTLSNPTAARLRYPEESLLEALRDPRVVRYEPDPKGARETREAIAEWHTRHGARLDPDHLVLSSSTSEAYSWLFRLLCDPGDAVMTPRPSYPLFECLAELDAVRAVAYPLIEEWGWRLDLAVLEARLDAQTRAIVFVNPNNPTGTYLHPEDWLRLQEFAALRGLAVIVDEVFFDYAWTTATRVTSLAGPHLALTFTLSGLSKTAGLPQMKLGWIHVAGPEELRREALERLEWIADAYLPASAPVQLATPRWLELAPRIQQKILNRVLLNRDALVAGLGQDSAWRVLPAAGGWTAIVEAPRIHSAEQWAMRFLTEASVVVQPGYFYDFEREALLAVSLLPPPEEFAEAVSRLQWIFRHV, from the coding sequence ATGCGCTTTTCCCGCCGCACGCCCGCCTCGTTTCAGCCCAATCTGCTGGCCGCCCGCGTTGCGGCGCTCCGCCGCGCCGGCGCGCCGCTCGTCGACCTCACCCTGTCCAACCCCACTGCGGCGCGGCTCAGGTACCCCGAAGAAAGTCTGCTTGAGGCGCTGCGCGACCCGCGCGTTGTCCGCTACGAGCCGGACCCCAAAGGCGCCCGCGAAACGCGCGAGGCCATCGCCGAATGGCACACGCGCCACGGGGCGCGGCTCGACCCCGATCACCTCGTCCTCTCTTCCAGCACCAGCGAGGCCTACTCGTGGCTGTTCCGCCTGCTGTGCGACCCCGGCGACGCGGTGATGACTCCGCGCCCATCTTACCCGCTGTTCGAATGCCTGGCCGAGCTGGACGCCGTGCGCGCCGTCGCCTATCCGCTCATCGAAGAATGGGGCTGGCGGCTCGATCTGGCCGTGCTTGAGGCCCGGCTTGACGCCCAGACCCGGGCCATCGTCTTCGTTAACCCGAACAATCCCACCGGCACATATCTGCACCCGGAAGACTGGTTGCGGCTCCAGGAGTTCGCCGCCCTGCGCGGCCTGGCCGTGATTGTCGACGAGGTGTTCTTCGATTACGCCTGGACCACCGCCACCCGCGTCACCTCTCTCGCCGGGCCCCACCTCGCGCTCACCTTCACCCTCAGCGGCCTGTCCAAGACGGCGGGCCTGCCCCAGATGAAACTCGGCTGGATCCACGTTGCCGGCCCGGAAGAGCTGCGACGCGAGGCGCTGGAGAGGCTGGAATGGATCGCCGACGCCTATCTGCCCGCCTCGGCCCCGGTGCAACTGGCCACGCCGCGCTGGCTCGAGCTTGCGCCGCGCATCCAGCAGAAGATTTTGAATCGCGTCCTGTTGAATCGGGACGCGCTCGTCGCCGGGCTGGGGCAGGACTCGGCCTGGCGCGTCCTGCCTGCCGCCGGCGGCTGGACGGCCATTGTGGAAGCGCCGCGCATCCATTCTGCCGAGCAGTGGGCGATGCGCTTCCTGACGGAAGCGTCCGTCGTCGTGCAGCCCGGTTATTTCTACGACTTCGAACGCGAAGCGCTGCTCGCCGTCAGCCTCCTGCCGCCCCCGGAAGAGTTCGCCGAGGCCGTGTCGCGGCTTCAGTGGATATTCAGACATGTTTGA
- the adk gene encoding adenylate kinase — protein MPTPTSRPASIATRAFLLVGPPGCGKGTQAERLSKHFGIPAISTGEMIRSEVRAGTELGRIAAGVMMTGGLLSDELVNQIVRARLSRPDCRNGFLLDGYPRTIPQAEYLAGLMAGLGMSQPLILHIDVADTLLIERTCNRRFCPQCGAIYNLITHPPARPGLCDSCGTQLHQRDDDCEDTVRNRLAAYQLSTAPLIQHYAANGNYVRIDGSGSPEDVFQAILAALG, from the coding sequence ATGCCGACACCGACGTCACGCCCCGCCTCCATCGCCACCCGCGCCTTTCTTCTCGTCGGCCCGCCCGGCTGCGGCAAAGGCACGCAGGCCGAACGGCTGTCGAAGCACTTCGGGATTCCCGCCATATCCACGGGGGAAATGATCCGCAGCGAAGTGCGCGCCGGCACCGAGCTGGGCAGGATCGCCGCGGGCGTCATGATGACCGGCGGGCTGCTCAGCGATGAGCTCGTCAATCAGATCGTCCGCGCGCGCCTCAGCCGCCCCGACTGCCGCAACGGGTTCCTGCTCGACGGCTACCCGCGCACCATCCCCCAGGCAGAATACCTGGCCGGACTGATGGCCGGGCTCGGCATGTCGCAGCCGCTGATCCTGCACATCGACGTGGCTGACACGCTCCTCATCGAGCGCACCTGCAACCGGCGTTTCTGCCCCCAGTGCGGCGCCATCTACAACCTCATCACGCATCCTCCTGCAAGGCCTGGCCTGTGCGACTCCTGCGGCACCCAGCTCCATCAGCGGGACGACGACTGCGAAGACACCGTCCGCAACCGCCTGGCCGCCTATCAGCTCAGCACCGCGCCGCTGATCCAGCACTATGCCGCCAACGGCAACTATGTGCGCATCGACGGCTCGGGCTCGCCCGAAGACGTCTTTCAGGCAATTCTCGCTGCGTTGGGGTGA